ATAGGAACTGTTTTTTTCTGTTTTTGAAATGGTTGGAGACACGGTCCCGAAACATGTACAAATTCAGATAAAATACCGGCACCATGATGAGTGTGATAAAAGTCGCAAAAGCAAGTCCCCATCCAAATGCAAGTGCCATTGGAACAAGGAAAGGGTCTTTGCCTCCAATTCCATAGGCCGTTGGTAATAATCCAAGTACTGTAGTCACAGTCGTTAACATCACTGCACGTAGTCGTATACTTCCTGCTTCCACTAACAAATCGAAGGTGGATTTTGATGGATCTTCAATCCTAAGTTGGTTTGCACAATCCACGAGCACAATGGAGTCGTTTACGACTACCCCCGCAAGCCCAATGATCCCAAGAAATGCCAAAAAGGAGAAAGGTTGTCCATGTAAGAGGAAGGCAAATATCACACCAATGACTGCAAAAGGAATGGCACTCATGACGATAAGTGGTTGTGCTAAGGATCGGAATAGGGAAGCAAGGATCATATAAATGATCAGTAGTCCTACAAGAAAAGCCCTTCCGAGTGAAGCCATTGATTCTTCTGTGTCTTTGTTTTCTCCAGAAAACCGAACAGAATACCCAGGGTATTTGGCGATAATTCGTTCTGTGAGTTGTTTTGCTTCTAAGTTCACTTGTCTTGAAGTGGAAACTGTTTCATCGATATTGGATGTTACCGTTAAAAGCCGTTTTCCATCTAAGTGGTTAATCGAAGCTCGCCCTGGATTACGGTCGTAACTGGTAAGCCTTGAAACAGGGATTAAGTTTCCTGTGAGGTTATTCACATACACTTTATTCAAATGTGTGAGGGATGAGCGGTATTCTTCAGGGAATCGTACTCGAACATCCACTTCTTCATCGGCTCGTTTGATTTTAGTAGAAACGGTTCCTTGTAAAGCAGTGTTGATTGCAAGTGAAACAGACTGAACACTCACTCCTGCAAAAGAAGCAAGTGCCTCATCTACAGAAACTCGGATTTCGTCTTTCCCTTCATTAAAATCATCACCAATATCTGTGACCCCTTTGATTTTCGCAAGTGCCGCTTTGTATTCAGCACCAATTTTGAGTAAGGTGGCAAAATCATCACCTTTGATTTCAATTGCCACTGGTTTTCCAACTGGAGGACCACCTGCGAGTTTTTCGAATTCTAAGTTTACAAGTTTTCCTTTGAGGGGTAAAAATTCACTAGGGATCGGATCAATTTGGATTTTGTCTTCCGGTTTTTTTTCCAAATTTTCTTTGGCTAATTTTTCTTCGAGTAAGGTTAGGGATTTTTCATTTAGCAAATACTTTGAATTTTCTCTTACAACTTCAATGATCTTTTCAGTAGACCTATCTCTATTATCATCAGGAGTGAGATAGACCATAACTTGTGCATAGTTTTTCCCACGTTTGGTAAATGGGTCATTCGGGTCTTTCTGGATGATCCCTACACGAGAGATAAAATTTTCAACTTCGCCTTTTGGTAGTTTTGCGATCGAATGTTCAATGGCTCTTATGAACCTGTCTGTTTCTTCTAATTTTAAACCTGTTTCTGCTGTTACTCTTACTTGGAAGGTTTCAATGGCACCTGGGAAAAGTTTGAATTTTCCGAATTTTGCTTGGATGGCAAGGGAAAAAACAAAAAGTCCGAGAAGGAGTCCCACCATTTTCCAACGGTTACTAAGGGCAAAACGTAAAAGGGGAAGGTATGTTTTTTCTTTAAATCTTATGAACCAATGTGATTCTTCTTTCACTTCTCCTTTCATATCAGTTGCCTTACTCACATCATATAAGTGAGAAGGTAACATAAAAAAAGCTTCAAACAAAGAGCTAAGTAAGGAAAGTATCACAACAAGAGGAATGGAATGGATGAACTTTCCGAATATTCCAGTCATAAACAACATAGGACCAAAAGCTGCAATGGTAGTTGTGACAGTTGCGGTAACAGGCGCTAGGACTTCGCTTGTCCCTCTCATGGCGGCTTCAAAAGGTGCTTCACCCATTTCCAAATGACGGTATACGTTTTCACAGATGATGATGGCATCATCCACTAAAATCCCAACAACAATGATAAGACCCATCATGGAAATCAGGTTTAAGGTAAGCCCCATATAATTCATCGCTACAAAGGTCATCGCGATGGAGATAGGAATTCCAAGTGCTGTCATGAGTGCCATCCTCCATCCGAGGAATACAAACAATGAAGCTGTGACAAGGATTAGACCCGAGATTGCATTGGAGGTTAAAACACCAAGGCGCCTTCTAATGTATTTGGATAAATCATTTACAAATGCATGTTTGACGGTGCCCTTCGAGGAACGAATAAACGATTCTACTACTTTTTTTGACTCGTCTACAACAGAAATTGCATCTGCTTTCTCTCGTTTTATGACAGTTAGTGCAATGGCAATATTTCCATTGGATTTATCTAAATATTCAGAATCTTCAAAACCTTCTGTAACACGCGCTACATCTCTGATTCGAACGGAGCGACCAGCATCATTTGTTCGAATGAACACATTCTCAATTTCTTCAGCGGAATCAAATTCACCGACTGTGCGAACAATGATTTCCCTTGTTTTTTCGTTTATATTACCACCTGGAAAATTGATATTCCGTAGGCGTAAGGCGTTGATCACCTGTGTTGAGGACAAAGATAAAGCCCTCAATTTATCAGGATCTAAGTCCACCTTCATTTCTCTCTCACGCCAACCACGTTTAGTGATCCGTGCAACCGTTGGTAAATCTTTTAGTTTTTCCTCTAATAATTTGGCTTGGTCTCTAAGTTCCTTTGCATTTAAGACTGGTTTTCCATCTCTAATTGTTGGAGTCAGATGGATTTCAATCACAGGTTGTCTTGCAGTTGTGATTTCTGTAACAATTGGATCTTCAGCATCAGTAGGTAAATCTTGAATGCGATCAATGGCAGATTTTAAGTCATCCACAACCTTTTGTGTATTCTTTGTATTTGGGTCAATGGTGATGATGATCCCTGACCGATTTTCGAGAGATGCGGATCTGAATTCTTTGATTCCATCAACTTCTTTAATTGCATCTTCGAGTGGTTTGGTGACAAGTTTCTCCACATCTGCTGGAGCCGCCCCAGGATAAAGAGTTGTAACGCTAACAATATCAAAATTGATATTGGGAAACGCCTCTCGATTCATGGTTGCTGCAGTAAATCCACCAACCAATAAAATTAAAAATGTCAATAGGTTTACGAATAAACTTTTGGAAAGAAAATACTGAACAATGGATGAACCCATGGAATCTCCTGCAAGAACTCACTTGCAAACCAAAACGATCTTATATTAATCTAACAATTTACCAGCAGTATCAATGTCTTCGTTATATCCAAAAAGTTTTGTACTTTTTAATCGATCTACATACAATACGCCGAATAAATGATCACATTCATGTTG
The sequence above is a segment of the Leptospira sp. WS39.C2 genome. Coding sequences within it:
- a CDS encoding efflux RND transporter permease subunit; translated protein: MGSSIVQYFLSKSLFVNLLTFLILLVGGFTAATMNREAFPNINFDIVSVTTLYPGAAPADVEKLVTKPLEDAIKEVDGIKEFRSASLENRSGIIITIDPNTKNTQKVVDDLKSAIDRIQDLPTDAEDPIVTEITTARQPVIEIHLTPTIRDGKPVLNAKELRDQAKLLEEKLKDLPTVARITKRGWREREMKVDLDPDKLRALSLSSTQVINALRLRNINFPGGNINEKTREIIVRTVGEFDSAEEIENVFIRTNDAGRSVRIRDVARVTEGFEDSEYLDKSNGNIAIALTVIKREKADAISVVDESKKVVESFIRSSKGTVKHAFVNDLSKYIRRRLGVLTSNAISGLILVTASLFVFLGWRMALMTALGIPISIAMTFVAMNYMGLTLNLISMMGLIIVVGILVDDAIIICENVYRHLEMGEAPFEAAMRGTSEVLAPVTATVTTTIAAFGPMLFMTGIFGKFIHSIPLVVILSLLSSLFEAFFMLPSHLYDVSKATDMKGEVKEESHWFIRFKEKTYLPLLRFALSNRWKMVGLLLGLFVFSLAIQAKFGKFKLFPGAIETFQVRVTAETGLKLEETDRFIRAIEHSIAKLPKGEVENFISRVGIIQKDPNDPFTKRGKNYAQVMVYLTPDDNRDRSTEKIIEVVRENSKYLLNEKSLTLLEEKLAKENLEKKPEDKIQIDPIPSEFLPLKGKLVNLEFEKLAGGPPVGKPVAIEIKGDDFATLLKIGAEYKAALAKIKGVTDIGDDFNEGKDEIRVSVDEALASFAGVSVQSVSLAINTALQGTVSTKIKRADEEVDVRVRFPEEYRSSLTHLNKVYVNNLTGNLIPVSRLTSYDRNPGRASINHLDGKRLLTVTSNIDETVSTSRQVNLEAKQLTERIIAKYPGYSVRFSGENKDTEESMASLGRAFLVGLLIIYMILASLFRSLAQPLIVMSAIPFAVIGVIFAFLLHGQPFSFLAFLGIIGLAGVVVNDSIVLVDCANQLRIEDPSKSTFDLLVEAGSIRLRAVMLTTVTTVLGLLPTAYGIGGKDPFLVPMALAFGWGLAFATFITLIMVPVFYLNLYMFRDRVSNHFKNRKKQFL